Below is a window of Cygnus atratus isolate AKBS03 ecotype Queensland, Australia chromosome 3, CAtr_DNAZoo_HiC_assembly, whole genome shotgun sequence DNA.
CAGATAACTGCTTTTACTGCTCCATTGCAGCCAAACACAGCAGGCAGGAATTGTTcttgacaaaagaaaatataattgcaGCTGCTACATATCAGCATCTAGATGTTTAAAAGTGATAGCCTGCATGGCTCGCCCTGTAGCTAGGGCAGGCAACCCTTAAGGCAGCCTCTTTCCTGCAGTCACAAGGCAGCTCAGAGCGGTTTTCCTCCAGCTCTCCTACAGAGTTTATCACCAGAACTTGCCAACCTGTTGGCACGGGATGCGTGCAGACAAACCACCCCCTGGTCTCATCTTTATTCTTACATTTGCAGCACGCTGCGGGTACCGGCTGTCCGTCAGCAGGCTTGCTCTGTCGGGCAGGCTTGGCTCCTTCGGCTCGCTCCTGCATCCCGTCCTCACAGCAGACTGGCCTCGGGGTGCAGGTGGTCCACCTCCCGCCAGTAAGGAAGCAACGAGGGCAGGGCAGACAGGTTTTTTTCCAGGCGTTTCCAAAGCTGCGCCGCTAGAAAGCTGTTTCCTTCGGCTGACAGGTGAAGCCCGTCAGACAAATAGGAAGAGAAATCCTACAGGGGAGGTTAAAACCATGTGTTAGTATCTTTGCCAGTTGCAAATAATAGAAAGTCTTGACAAACTTTTAAGTTCTTCAAAACCAGCTGGTACGTATACTGTTCGTTTTTGCTTTTGCcctttgtatttaaatattaagagAATGCTTCGCCAGCCGAAGTCACTGCCATTCATCCAGAAGTGATCGTATGATTTAGCTAACCATTGGCTAACCACAGCTAACGGCCAGCTTGTATTAAGGCATGTTTTACCTTGCTGGAATATTTTGTCACTTCTCCCAGACGGGATTTGGGTATATTCGGCATCATTTCAGCGATTTGAGTTTCAAAGCCTCTCCCCTGACACCGTACCTGATTTTTTTGCATCAGTGTCCACAGGTCAAGCACGTCAGTCCCGCAGTCCCTGGCTACCTGCACACAGGCCTGGGCGTACTCCCCCGTGGTGGCATTGCGGCGATTTAGTTTGTCCCCTGCCAGACACAAAGGAAAGGTTCAGCAATCTTCAGCGGAAAGTTCCTGACGGCAGGGGACTGCAGAACTTGAAAAAAGCATCTGGTacttaatgcattttttcttcaaaaaattaaattgaaaatcaaaacaaagttgTTTCATAGTCAAGGCCAGCTTGGAAACAGCAGAACACAGCATCTCCCCAGCAAAACGCAGCATCTCCCCAGTTCGTTTatccttttctctgccttgccAATCCTGCCCAGCCTACCATTACTCAGTAGCTACCAAAAAAGGAGcatggaaacagaaaggaaacttcTGGAGCTGGTGTGAGTCGAGAAGAGTCTTATGCAACTTGTATTACGCTAggactttcttttattttgcaactgCAATGTAAAATCTGCCCTGCTGATGAGACTGGCAGTCCCTGCACTCCAGAGGCTGTGTCACACAGTGATCACTGACACGCAGCAAAGCCCTCAAACGGAAAAAGTCAGGCAAAAACATAATGCCAGGGATGTTTTCTTGATAACAGGGAAGTGTGGTTATGTTGTATAACAACattctaaattaaaaactaTAAATATGGAGAAAAACTTACTTCACTCTCTTCCATTTACGCAGACAGGTGTAAACCAAGTAACACACCGGGTGTTTGTCCACCATGAGGTTTGTCCTTAGAATGGGATATTCTCtcttggtttttgttgttgttactgttaaaatttaaaataaagctgccTGGGATAGTGCTGCTTATCCAAACAGGTGTGAAGTGTGCTGTGACTGTTACAACATTTCCTAAGGTACACGATGCCAACGTCCCTTCTGGTATCTGTGGTGTTCTGGAAGCTGCTAGGATGATGCAGCCTGCCTGGGACACCTCGACAAAACCTAACTTCCCGAGGGGCAGCCACTTCTGTCAGTTTTATGCATGAGCAGATCAGTCAGCACTTTCAGAAGGATGTGATTAATTAGTCGGTAGTTACTCCACATGCTCATCCCAAAGACGTTTAGCAGAACCAGTTAGCAGTCATTTCCCATCAGCTCAAAGAACACGAACGCACTCTGGCACCAACCCAAAACTGATGGTCTGTCAGTCTGGGATCGCTGACTTGAACTGTGGGgctaaaaagcagaaattctgcCCAGACGCATCGTTCCTTTACCTTTGGCAAGGCACTCCTTTTCCCAAGCTGACTCCTGAAGAGGGGGCGGCGTTATCAGAATAATCCTGTCCTCAGCAATGTCTATGGACTTCAGATACTGCACCATGCTCTTTAAGTTCTCAGCGTATTCCTCCAAAGGAACGTGTTGCTTAGGGTTCAGATCTGTCAGGGGTTGGAGGAAATGCGTTAGTGACTTAAAACTGAGCTGCTTACACATTCATTACATGACAACTAAAGCGCTTtttatacagaataaaaaggTGGGCACTTCTCACTTTTGGTAAGCAGTTCACCTGCTTAATTTGGGAGGTGTGCTGGCAAAATGTAGTTCCTCAACATGCAGACCAGACAAATCAGGAGTTTAAACACAGCATTATTTAAACTAATACAGGTGAggcacagggaaaaataaatgaactttttttgAAGATGCTTTTTCTTACAGGTTGTATCTTAGTGTTATAAGATCACATCATCACCTCAAACTTcacccaaaacaaaacctaagATTTTTTAACTCTGTTGGATGCAGAGAAAATTTTGGAAACTCCCAAGGGCTTTACAGACAGTCCTTTATGTACTGATCTTATCGTTCTGATTAGACTAAGCTCTGCGTGTTGCTATGCTTATCTTAAAGAGAATCCAATGCTATCTTCCCTCATTTCATCGACTGCCAAGAATCCATCAGGCTGCTTTAAGGGCTGAAACATCAGCTAGATGCCCAACTCCAATTTTAAGTGTTGGATATACGAATAATTCTTGAGCACCTTCAAGTTTACTGTTATTGTTAAAACTTggtcagagagaaagagaaggcagtGCACCGTTTAAATACAATCAATCCACTGTAACAATGAAAAACGGACAGCTACTTCacagagaagaagaaggaaaagtctgtgtaattttctgtcttttctgctaAACTATAAAACTGTCTTAAGAGAACaggccacaggaaaaaaatgaaagttacCGTACCTTTCAAAGCGCTGTCATTAGCTCCAAAGAAAATAGTAACTGCAACAGTACTCTCAGCACCAGAATTTTTACTGATCAGTCTTGGAAGGATCACTTTAGCCCACCTGGTATTGTACCCCGAGAGCCCACGATTTACAACAtcacattttctgaaacagacaCACATTCAGAAAGAACACCTCACCCCATCAGAATGAAACTTGAGAAGTTTTGACCTGTTTTGTCAGGATAACTGCCTCTGCATCTCAGAATCAGTGAGATTTCACAGGAGTTTTTAGCAGAATTGTAACTTTATGTTCTGAAAGTGCACTCACAGGTTGCATCTACAGTATTTAACTATCACTTAGACTATGAAACCAGAAAAGCAactttgacaaaaataataggattttttgttgttgttgttccacTCAAGCTTTACAGCAACCTCCAATGGATATTTCCACCAGTATTGGGATTATACCACCAAGAAATTCCCatgtcaataaataaataaataaatgttaataaacaCACACCGAatactaattttctttttgaacagcTGCATGACTTTTTGCATGCTAGtaagaacttttaaaatgtaagctCTTACCTGACAAGTCTCTCAGCGAGGAATGCTCCCCAGCCGTGTTCCTGGAAGGAAAACTAAACACAAGGAACACGTTAGACTGTCACTAGAAGCAGCACTCGCTCCTCAGCAGGTCAGCCTCACCGCAAGcatcttctttcttattttcctgttctcttctAAGATTCTTTCACTGTGACTTCATTCTGGGGAGCACCTTTCACAAATCCTCTCTCTACGTGCTACCTCAAGTGCAGTTTGAAACCTACCTCTTTTagtagtgggaaaaaaagatcaaaatccccttccctttttgCTTATTCCCACTGCTGCACCATCTGTCCCGCTACAGTGTTTTGCCTGCCTACAGAGGCACAGTGAGCTGGTTTAGACACAAACCTCCCTTTTAAAGGAACCACTCTCCTTCCAGAAATATGAGCCCAGCTCCGTGATCTGCTTCACCGTGCTACAATGCAGAGCACTGGGCACAAGGTAGAGGCCCTGCGCTCCCCAAAAGGGTTCCCCAAAAGAAACTCAGCCCCAGAATGGACACCAGAGTGCCCCAGCTGGCATTGCCTCAGAGGAAACTTCTACACAACCCCAGCATGGTCACCCCGACACCGAAAGTGTCCCTGGGGGTGCGGGCCTGGAGCCACACAGGAGCAGGAATGGGGCTGAGGAGAGGAGGGCGGGGGACAGCAAAGGAGTGGCTGCTACAAACAGCAGGCTCTGGAAAACACCAGTGAAACACCAGCAGTTACACTTTTACCTGACGCTTCTAATACCTGGACTTCACTGCAAAAAGGGTCTGAATCTCCTAAAATACCAGCCCCTGAAAGGTGTCCCTGGGGGTTCAGCGGGCTCGCCTTCCCGCCTCAcggcctccctcctgcccctgagGTGACAGCGGCGGCTGATCCCCGCCAAcatcccccccctccccccccccaacacacacccGCAGCCGTTGAGTGCTCGTTTTTCCTTAAAACTAGTAATAAATAAAGCCCTGCGCTTGGCTCCACTGCAACACCAGGCCTCGAGGGAAGCCTGCTGGCGCAGCACCCACGGAAAACCTGAGGGGAGGCaaaggctggggctgcccctcaGATACCACGCAGGAGGCGCAGGGATGTTGACAGGGCTCCGCAGGTCTACGAGGGAACCCCACCGGCCCCACAGCGGCAACGAGAGCACATGGGGAGCGCCATGGGGCCGCTACCTCAGTGATGGAGTCTCCAAAAAGGACGATGCGGGGCCAGAGCAGCAGCCGCCCGCGGACACCCGCCTCTGCCAGCGCCATGGCGGCTACCGGATGtccgccagcagcagcagcaggaggaggagaaggaggaggaggaaaaggagcgGCTGCTGCTAATAAGCTCCCCAGTCAGATCCCCTCGTGTCGAGcgggaattaaaaaaaaaaaaaaaaaaaaaaagcactacagACAGTCAGATGCTGAGCATCCTTCCTTGGGAGATGGTGCTGAGGACTCCCCCCCCACAGGGACAGAGACAACAGTCGTAAGGCTACTCTAGTGCTGTTTAACTGTCCTAACGCGTGCTTCTCCAGCTCTCAAAGTTCcagcaaaatacattaaaatggcagaaaataaaaaggtattgGGCCCACGACTGAAATGGGAGTGAAGCCAGGGCCCTGAGGCTCCCCCCGCCTTGCATCCTCACCTGCCAGGCGAGGCTCGCTGGGCTGAAACCCTGCCGAACAAAACTTTCCCCCAGCACAAAACCCTGAGCAGCTGCTTcccttcacttttattttaacagtttactgctttcccctccttttaaaaagctttttaattgaTGTACATCCTCTTACAAACCCACTGTAGGTTTTGGAGGAGAGTGTGGTTTGGGGGAAGATGCACTCACCGCAGGATAACATCCATCTGCCCCATGACAGAAGCAGCTGTGAGCATCAGtttgaaaaaacagcacaaaccagaaagatgaaatatgaaatgacaATTTTGGAGACCTAGTCCactgatatattaaaaataaaccacattGCATGTACCagaaactcatttaaaaaaaaaaaaaaaaaacatgattttgaaaataagatttttaccTCTTCCAAAGAGAGAATTCCTTTTTAACATAATGCTGTTATCACCTTAAAAAGGCTTCATACTCTTTCTTGGTTAACCAAAGATATATAGTGCAGGGTGGAAAGCTGACACACACATACCTACTTCACAAATAATGCTGTAAAGATTATCAGGTGCCACTTTAACCAGCtaggaaaaaaggaagtataTGTACCagagaaaatatgttctttCAGCATGATTTGCTGTCTAACAACCACCCCAGCTAACTCAGAGTATcacatttgtatttgaaattccCTACACGCTACAGATTCCATatcctctttcattttgtccAGGAGCATTGTTTCACTAGTGCTGAGTTACAGGACCATCAACAGGAGCAGATGCATGCTGACTGTCTGAGAAAGTGACGGGGTCATTTGCACTTCAGGCTGTTAACAGGTCACAACCACTGACTTCTCTTGAAGCTTCTGTTGTTCATCCAGCACAGACAATGGCAATGACTACATGCACAGTTTTAGAACTGCAGTTAATCTCAGTATGAAAACCTGGATTCCGTTAGAAATGTGTTCAAGCCCCCTTGATTTCAAGCAGATATAAGCATGCAGGTAAATACTTCCCTGACAGGAACAAAGTAATATCCAAGTTTGATTCTGCGCTTATGCAAATTCAAACCATCCAGTTTATCCTGCAAGTACTAATTAATCTCCAAAAATGTGAAACTCCATTTACTTTCTGTAATTCAACATTTAGAAGGCATGTCAGTCCACACcaggttaatatttttttcttatttgttgtATGtgcatgtaagaaaaaaagagcatatgCATACTTTGCCTAATTTTATTGTGATCTATATGTACAAATATAGTTGATATAAGGTTGCTCACccattatttgaaataatttagcAGTTTCAGTCACAGAATTGATGCATTTgtattactgaagaaaaaagtttatttatttatttttaaaaaagagtcCAAATAAATTTGAacattaaaagtttttcttgtgTGTCCTAGATATCTACAGAGGTCAGTGTACTGGGCTGAGGGCATCATAGAGCCTCTGCGCAGCGAGTTCCACCATTTCACGAAGGGAGTCATCATCTTCGCTTCCTGGCTCGCAGTCAACTGTctgggaataaaaaaagaagtatgttAGGAAAAGTAGCACTTCCTATTCCTTTTCAGAATATCAGGAATGGTCataaggggaaaggaaagaacagcTATGCAAATTAAAACTAAAGTTATCTAGAGTTTTCAGCGGTGctgtctatttttaaatggtccTCCAACATGTGAAAGAGTTCAGTGCAGACTTATGGAAGTCTTGctacagaacaagaaaattaatttcatgttttgctAGTCACTTGCTTCAAAACTACTATGTGAAATGCCTCAAGTTCTGTAGATTGCATTTGattcaaaatcaaataaaaacacaatgtTCAGTCCTTGgagatttaattttatctgtGGATTCATCTGCATTGTATTAGGttaatattgtaaaatatgGGGATTCAGAGATACTGGCACCAGTACTCCATCTCCACACTGATGTTCCCACACATGAGGTAACATTTACATCACAGTAGAACCCAAACATGATTATTTTATCACtacaacaattttaaaagtctCCACAGAGAAAgtatggatgccccatccaaACATGCAAGTTCCTCAACACTCAAACCAATCCCCTGCCTGCTCTCTCA
It encodes the following:
- the IAH1 gene encoding isoamyl acetate-hydrolyzing esterase 1 homolog codes for the protein MALAEAGVRGRLLLWPRIVLFGDSITEFSFQEHGWGAFLAERLVRKCDVVNRGLSGYNTRWAKVILPRLISKNSGAESTVAVTIFFGANDSALKDLNPKQHVPLEEYAENLKSMVQYLKSIDIAEDRIILITPPPLQESAWEKECLAKGDKLNRRNATTGEYAQACVQVARDCGTDVLDLWTLMQKNQDFSSYLSDGLHLSAEGNSFLAAQLWKRLEKNLSALPSLLPYWREVDHLHPEASLL